The following DNA comes from Calditrichota bacterium.
TGGTACGATAAACACAACAACGAATTTTACCACAAAAAATTTAAGGATGAAATGAAAGACCGAATTCCAGAATGGTTTGAGTTGTAAAAATTTGGAAGAAATTTAGGAACCAGGTTTCTCAAAGAAACCTGGTTCGTTTGCTCCTAACTGGTTATCTATTCTTAACATACATATCCAGCCACCGATTCATTTCCCAGAGCACATGCAGTACCGATTCCCGGGCGCGATAGCCGTGGCTTTCATGTGGCAGCATCACTAATCGTACAGTTCCGCCGAGACCTTTGAGCGCGTGGTAGAAACGTTTACTTTGTAACGGAAAGGTACCGCTGTTGTTGTCCGCTTCCCCGTGGATGAGCAGAATTGGTTCGTTTATTTTGTCAGCGTGCATAAAAGGCGACATTTTGAAATAAATCTCCGGCGCCTGCCAGAAAGTGCGTTCTTCTGCTTGAAAGCCAAAAGGTGTGAGTGTTCGGTTGTAAGCACCGCTGCGTGCAATTCCGGCGGCAAAAAGATCGGAATGAGCGAGCAGGTTTGCTGTCATGAAAGCGCCGTAAGAGTGCCCGCCGATAGCAATGCGTTTCGGATCGGCGATGCCTCTTTTTACCAATTCATCCACAGCAGCTTTGGCGCTGGCAACTAATTGTTCGACATAAGTGTCGTTTGGCTCTTTGTCGCCTTCGCCGATGATGGGCATTGTTGGTCCGTCTAAAACAGCATAGCCCTGGGTCACCCAGATTGCCGGAGAACTCCAGCCCACGCGAATGAACCGATAGGGTGAACCGCGCATCTGTCCCGCGGCTTTTTTGCTCTTGAATTCCCGCGGGTAAGCCCACATGAAAACCGGCAAACGACCTTGTTCCGGCGAGTAACCTTCCGGCAAGTAAAGCGTGGCCGTTAATTGAACGCCATCACTGCGGGTGTAGGTCAAAATTTCTTTTTGAATATTTTTCAACTGCGGCGTTGGATGAGGGAAATTTGTCAATTGCACCGATTGGTCATTTTTCCAATTATGCAAAAAGTAGTTTGGCGGCGATGTTTTTGATTCGCGACGGGAAATCATGCGGTGGTGTTTGAAATCGGTGATCGTTACCGGGCTTTCGTAGAAGGGTGCTTTTGACCGCCACAGTCTCACAGATTTCAGCGTCTTCAAATTGAGCGCATCCAAAAAAGGTCTGTCTCCCTGGGGTGAAGAACCGCGTCCCACAAAAAAGATGAAATTCTTCTTTTTTTTCAGGACAGCGTGTCCCATTTTATTTCTTTCAAACAAAGGCCTGCCCGGATCGGTGTAACGGTCTTCGTAAGAGCGATCAAATAAAAGGCGTGGTTTTGCTCGCGGATTGTCCGGTTGGATGATCCATGTTTTAGACCATCGCGTTCGCCACCAGCGTTCGTTCACGAGCGCTAATTTTCCGTTCTCCCAGAAAATGCCGTTGAAGCGCAGAGACAATGCGGCGATTTCCGTGGGCGTTTTGTGAAATGGCGCAGCAAGCGAGTAAACTTTGTCTCGGATTTTCACTTTCGCGCGGGGATTGCCGCCATCCTGAGCTTCAATCCAGCAGAGCGTTGCCGGCGCATCTGAACGCCAGTCCACTGATCTCGGACCTGTGCGCACGGCATCAAATCCGATGGCTATTTCTTCAATCAAAGGAATATCAGCTACCTGAAATACCGGTTTTGCAGACAAATCCCAGACTTCAATTTTTTGCGGAAAGCGATACACCGGTACAATGTAAGAATAAGGTCTGTGGACAGAAGAAACCAAGAGATACTTGCCATTCGGAGCCGGATTCACGTCCGAAAAAATTGTCGGTTGTCCCAGAGGCTTGGCATTGCCTTTCAGATCAAAAAGCATCAGTTGAGAAGTCAGGAAGTACTCAAATAATTTTTCATCGTAAGGATTTTTTAATAAATCCTGATACGTCCGCGCCGGTGCTTTTTTGCCAATGTTCTCCTGAACGACAGGCCCTTCGGGAACTTCAGATTTTTGAGACAATTCAAGCCTTTTTTTAGGAACGGTCAGGCAAACTAATTGCTTTGCGTTCGGGAGCCAGAAATAAGCATCGGCATAAGCGTCATTGACAGCAAAGTCTTCGCTTATTTTTCTGGCTCTTTTTGACGATATTTCTACCAGCCAAAGTTCTATTTTGTCTTTTTTTGTCAAAGTAAAGGTAAACTTCTCGTTGTCCGGCGCCCAGTCGATGTTTGTGATGCGGCTATTTTCCGGCAATTCAATTTTCGTTTCTGCCATCGTTTTTAGATTTTTTAAGGTGATGTTGGTGTAGTACCGCGGATGACTCGGTCCGTTGGTACGAGGATTAATTCGAATGCCGGCAATGCGCAGTTCCGGCTGGGCAATTTCTTCGATAGAAGGCAGATTAGGCCGCGAGAGAATGAGCATCCACTCATCGTTCGGACTCAGATTAACCGATGGGGTCGGAGGCGCGTCAACGATTTGCACCAGTTCTTTTGGCGGAAGTTGATATTTAAGATCGATTGAAAAAGAGGGAAAAGAGAAGAAAACTAATACAAATGAAGAGAGCAGCAAAAAAGGGAAGAACTTCTTGAATTTCATCATTAGTTCTCCTTTTGAGTAAAATTGTTTTATTTTGAATTCAATTGGGAAAAATTATTTCATTTTTCAAAATAATATATGATTTTTATTTGGGAAAGTCAAATGAAAAATGGATAGCATTGAAAAATGAGAAAATTTTTAGTTGAAGGGGAAGTTTCGGGCATATTGAAGTTTAAAAAATAAAAAAAGCTAACTCGCTGTTAACGAATTAGCTTTTTTGTGTGCCGAGGGAGGGACTCGAACCCTCATGGAGCAAGCTCCGCTGGATTTTGAGTCCAGTGCGTCTACCAGTTTCACCACCTCGGCAAAGGCTTTAATAATATAAAAAAATTTTGGTGAAAGTCAAGAAAAATTTGCATTAATTTCTTCAAAAAAAAACAAAACCCAGAGCAAAAAGTGACCCTGGATTTTGTCATTTTGGGACGGGAAGGTATTTTTGAAAATTCTATTTAATCATAATCATACGCTGCACTTTGTTGAATTTAATTTCATTTTTGCCATTTCCAGAGTCTATTTTCGCCAGCATACGCAC
Coding sequences within:
- a CDS encoding S9 family peptidase; this encodes MKFKKFFPFLLLSSFVLVFFSFPSFSIDLKYQLPPKELVQIVDAPPTPSVNLSPNDEWMLILSRPNLPSIEEIAQPELRIAGIRINPRTNGPSHPRYYTNITLKNLKTMAETKIELPENSRITNIDWAPDNEKFTFTLTKKDKIELWLVEISSKRARKISEDFAVNDAYADAYFWLPNAKQLVCLTVPKKRLELSQKSEVPEGPVVQENIGKKAPARTYQDLLKNPYDEKLFEYFLTSQLMLFDLKGNAKPLGQPTIFSDVNPAPNGKYLLVSSVHRPYSYIVPVYRFPQKIEVWDLSAKPVFQVADIPLIEEIAIGFDAVRTGPRSVDWRSDAPATLCWIEAQDGGNPRAKVKIRDKVYSLAAPFHKTPTEIAALSLRFNGIFWENGKLALVNERWWRTRWSKTWIIQPDNPRAKPRLLFDRSYEDRYTDPGRPLFERNKMGHAVLKKKKNFIFFVGRGSSPQGDRPFLDALNLKTLKSVRLWRSKAPFYESPVTITDFKHHRMISRRESKTSPPNYFLHNWKNDQSVQLTNFPHPTPQLKNIQKEILTYTRSDGVQLTATLYLPEGYSPEQGRLPVFMWAYPREFKSKKAAGQMRGSPYRFIRVGWSSPAIWVTQGYAVLDGPTMPIIGEGDKEPNDTYVEQLVASAKAAVDELVKRGIADPKRIAIGGHSYGAFMTANLLAHSDLFAAGIARSGAYNRTLTPFGFQAEERTFWQAPEIYFKMSPFMHADKINEPILLIHGEADNNSGTFPLQSKRFYHALKGLGGTVRLVMLPHESHGYRARESVLHVLWEMNRWLDMYVKNR